TCTATGGGGAAGTTAAAAGTAAGAAGATGAAAATAATCAATTGCTGGTATCATAGGTTTCAGCCTAAATTTTCTTGTTGTGTCTCAGAATGTATCGAACGAATGGGCGAAAGCAGTCCTGAGTGATGCTGAGAATCTTACAGAAGACAAGGTGGATGAGATAATGAGCCAGTATATGAAAGATTTCAAGGAGGGTTCATTGCAAGAGAAGGGTTGGCCTGCTTTTATGTCAGCCTACATACTGTCTAAAGCAGCCATGAATGCCTACACGAGGATCCTGGCTAAGAAATATCCCAATTTCATCATCAACTGTGTCTGCCCTGGCTTTGTGAAAACAGACATAAACTTCAATAGTGGGATCTTAAGTGTTGAAGAAGGTGCAGAGAGTCCCGTGAGATTAGCATTGTTGCCTAATAATGGCCCTTCTGGTCTCTTCTTTGTGAGGAAAGAAGAGTCAGAATTTTAATCAAAGCTTGCTTGACTCAAGTCAGTTAAGCTTGTGAAGAAGTGTTTTGAGTGTTGTGTGGTTGGCGTGTTAAGTTACAGAAAATCTAATAAAAGAATTTGGAAGAATAAGAGTCATGatatttgtaaaataataatgtaaTCGACATAGCTTGTAACCAGACATGCAATGATCTAATTGGCCAAAATATTTGTCAACAATATTATTGTTCTTGTTGCAGTTTCAAGCTCTGAAGATACAATGGAACAATGCTAAAATGCTAAGTTGTAGCGTTTTATCCGCGTAATTTGTCAAAATGGTGAAAATTTGTCAATTCAAAACTTGCAATTGCAAGCACTATTGGATCACGATTCTTTGGCTATAGTCTAAGAGAAACAAGTCGGCTTTTGGCGATCATTGCATATACAAAAACAAGATTAAACCAAATTAGGATCAAATCCTCttataaaaacaaataaatgcATACTAGTGGTTTAACAACTAACAAGACTAGACTTTTTGATTGTTGCCAAAATTAAGCTTTGTTACAATTGACCCGGTATTTTATCAAAAGGAGCAATGTTTAGATGGAGGGCATAGCACAGAAAAGCTAGTCTATAACATTGCTACTCGAGAAAAAGCTTCATATGAACATTATGGCAGTCTCAGAACCTTGAATCTACACTCATTCAATGTATTTCGTTATGGCAAAACAGAACTGCCACTATGATAACATTGTATAAAGCGTCTTATTTGTAAAGGATTAGCCGAGCAAGTTTGTCTAGGGAATGCAGTCAAGGGAGAGTCTAACCAGCAACATAGACAAGTTGCCACAAGTGCAACTTGAGTCAAATGGATAAAATTCTCAATTGAAGTTATATGCTCTCTTTGCTGAACTGACTGTGTTAGAGAGAAGCATTGCAATTGTCATAGGACCGACACCCCCTGGAACTGGAGTAACGGCTGCAGCAATCTTGCAGGCCTCGTCATAACAAACATCTCCAACTAACCGATATCCTCGAGGACTAGTTGCATCCTTTCACATGGAACAACATATTACTTGTCAGTTAACTGAGGGGGGAAGGGATTCCAGAAAAAAGTGAGCGACTCTAAAGTCTCACTAACCAAGTCAGAAGAGGAcacaaataagaaagaaaagaatgaaaatgtGCACCTACCTCAACTGGATTTATTCCAACATCAATAATAACAGCACCTGGCTTTATCCAGCTACCTCTCACCATATTTGGCTGCCCCACAGCAGATATTATGATATCTGCCTGTCTTGTAATTTCCTCAGGATTCTTGGTTCTAGAATGGACAATAGTTACAGTAGCATCTTCCCTCTACCAATATCAAGACACTGTTAGTGgggtaaaaataaatatgaaattatgtgTCCAGAGATAATACAAATGAGGAGGAGAAGAGTCATTACTTGCAGTAACAGAGCTGCAGGCATTCCAACAATATTACTCCGACCAATGACAACAGCCCTCTTTCCTTTAATATCAACACCATATCTATGCAATAGCTCTATGCATCCTTTAGGAGTACATGGAACGAACAAGGGTTCTCTACCTCGCATGGCAAGATGACCAATGTTCAATGGGTGGAAGCCATCCACATCTTTCTCAATCGTAACAGCATTTAAAATGTTCTGCTCATTCATATGCTGGTGGAAATCCATGAAGCAGAATTAAGAGCCATGATTACTTTCAAGCATGCAAACCCCATATACTACATATAGTATGATTGACATTAAGAGGATAAACATGCAGGTTTTCAAAATTAGATTAGAATCATACAGAAGGTAGAGGCAATTGAACAAGGATGCCATGAACCGAAGGATCACCATTGAAGTCCGAGATATACTTGAGAACTTCTTGCTCAGAAGCATCATCAGGTAAATTTACTTCAAAGGAGTTAATCCCTACAGATTCACAAGCTTTTTTCTTGTTCCGCACATAAGTAGCAGAGTCCTTCCTATCCCCAACTAGAATAACGGCTAATCCAGGAACAACTCCAATTGCTTCCTTCAGTTTTGTTACTTCAGCACTTATTTCTTCTCTTATTTGCTTTGCCACTGATTTCCCATCGATCACCTTAGCGGATGGCTCAGCGGCCATTGAAGCTGTATAACAAATCAAAACCAGCCTTAATGATCCCATATTCCCATTTCCATATGAAAATTactgtgataaaataattaagccCTCGTAATGCACTCTAAGCGTTTGACGAAATGCGACAGTGACagaaaataacataaaagaaaatttataacAATATATAATATAACAAACTGAAAACTTCCGTAAAATTCCCATACCAGTAATGAAACGAGAAGAACGTGGAGCGTGGAGAGAGAGGGCTCGAGGAAGGGTAGGGGTATTTGAGAAAACATGAAGTGGACCCACAAACCGGCGAAGGGAAACGAGACCATTACTGAAACGGGTAAAGGAGAGGCGATGGAAGGCGGCAGCGGAAGAAGGATCATTGAATATCATGGACACCATAGTGTTATGAGTCCGGAAACGACGGTGGAGTAAGCTAAACGTTGCGTTGGTATTTTTAGGGCGGAAAAGGAAGCTGATTCTCAGGTTTTCACTTTGCAAGTGGCTTTGGCGGCGGTACTCTGCGCTGCTCACTTTCTCTGTGTTTGCGAAATaactatttatttttgttttatttattttatttaaaaagtgtGAACTTTTTCATTTCTAtcaaatttgtttttcttttgtttgggGTGAGAAAATGGGTTATAAGATATTGAGTTtgagtttaatatttattatatttaataagtTTCTTAATGTAGTTAActtgattttaaatattttaaaagtcaAAATTAAAATCAACCCGAAATCACCATCCAAACCTATGTTGAAAATTAATTTAAACTAAATTACATCAGTTTAATTAGTTTGAACAATTTCGTTCGAGCTTACACTATTAAAATTAGAAGATAAAAAAGTTTACACTCACGTATACTTTTAAGTCCTAACAAATATGATAATAAAACACAAtataaatataagaaaatataaaatGTGTTATTAACTCAAATTCTAGCTCACAAATGAGGAGGATGATTCCTTATTAAAAAAAGGCTCTTTTATCCAATAAATATGATTAATATAAGTGTATAGTTagaatgaaaaattttctatttagactctataaaatttttaaaattttaaattagtaaatgtaaaattacactttaattttttaaaaataataaaaatttaatttaatttttaaaaattataaagatatagactattcaaatggtaaaattatatttttactattataaaattaaaatttaattttaacccTCTTAAAAATAATCAACCCATGTTCAAAAGCATCTTGTTCTGAAATTGTTATACCTAAATGATATTGTGCCTAATTAATGAATTAAAAGCATTTGGAGTCCCGAGTCCCTGTACTTTGCCTTTAAAATTCAGTTTCAATTTTTTTCCTTAGCTAAGCAAATGAGGTAACGACAACAGAAGCgaaagtttctttttttttttttttttttgggttttagggttttttactctaataatataaaaaataaaataaaatattaaaataagttgtttgaaagattaagtaTTAAAATAGTACATTTCACTTGGTGGAGGGTGGCGCATAGGCGGCACTACTCTCAATTTCTGACCCAAAACAgtaaaaagtaataataatagtgaTTTAAAATATTTAGAGACCTGTtatgtaattttttcatttttgaatAGCTgctgaaaaggaaaggaaagggtgCTGTCTGACAATGTGACGGCACCAAActttaaatttgaataatttcCTTGTAAGccctccttatttattattttatttttatttccctTCAACTTACTATAATGTGTTTAAACAAACCATTAATctatttttgtagttaaataagCCATTTTCTTATGGTTTTTACTCATAAAAGccctatattttaatattaaagtaaatatattttaatatgtttttctAGTTTgaattgatatttaaattatatgagtcaataataattttatattgaattttgaattgatgaattaaactaattgaattaaaagttagtataagtggttcggttcaaaagtcaagtGGTTATTGAAAACGAGATATTAGGACCCCATTTTAGTAATTTAgggttgtaaatatttttattaaatatttatggagtcgtATTATAGTTGAATTGAAGTTTGGTCCTGTAATTTTAACGATTGATTGCTTAATTTAagcaaaatgattaaattgtaaaagaggtaaaagttAATTACTATAGATTAAAATTAGTAAATGGACCAAAATGGGAATTAGACCATGGTAATTAGTAAAGGGACCAAACGAATTAGATCAAGAATTCCGCTGCAAACTTAAATGTTTAGAAAGTGTAAGTAAGTAACAATTTCATCAaacaaattgaatttttatttagcATGAGATAGCGTTATTTTTATAAGTCAAACGAATTCTGGGTTTTCAAATAAATTGCAGTGATTtctccagattcagccataatgtctaggtcgagtctggggtgttacatgaaattatacaaatatgcaaaaataatttttagtgcaaatattcaaatataaagCCAATCTAAGTCAAACTCTTAAGGAAGAGTAACAtccaaatttattttaattaaatttgggttaaatttacaaatttaatcatataatgttcatgtatttAGGTTTTTGTATAACATATTTGAATTAAGATTTGAATATAAATATTTTCACGCATATAAATTTGATAAGGTAATATGTTTTAATTAATCTCTTTAATTGGCCTAAAATTAAAATCAACTTAATCAAATTGTTTTGATTGAATTGAATCAATTATGATAATTAAGTTGATTTTAATAAACTTTTGTTCACCCATAAAGGCATTGACTTAGTTTaggatttaaaatattaataaaatattttttattcaaaacttaatcaaaataattcaaTGGTAAATATggtgatataataaataataaatgatattttattagttaaaaataatGTATGGAAGAATTATTTACATATTAGATAATAAAGTAGACTAcctaaaagtaaaaagaaattattATATACAAAATTCATTATGTTTATAAAACTCATATGCATATattcataaatattatatataatatacttTAGTTATGTTATATgtgatataaaatatttctattataataaaacatctaTGGTTTTTATGAAGtcaatttatattatattatcattaagtaaaagtaaaattaattattatacttaaaataaaattatttataacttataaactattaaaattatttgaattatcCTAAGCCTACATGACTCGAGTTTATCCGAATATGAGAGAATTTAATTctgaaaaaatttaaattcaaaaaggTTCGAGTACAAAAAAGctctaatttaaaaaaattcgaGCCCGAGCTAATCCAAAcccaaaataatttgaatttgAAGATAACCCAATTTGAGTTTTCTTAAACTCAATCTTTTGCCACCTCTATTGTTTTTTTAAGGGAAAAATTTGTCTTTAGAAAAAATTAAGGGGTTAAAGCTAAAAATTTTGTATTCAAAATGcttaaattgtatttttttttttttaacttttaggaAGGCTAAAAATGTCAATTTTCCATTTAACAAAGAAGTTAAAaggaaaatttaaattattaatatttggtAATGACTAAAGTTGCAATTGTCCCATCTAATCAAAAGCcactcaaataatataatttatttttcaaagttacaactAACTATATGAACTTTTATCAACCGGAACCGATCTTTATAAGCAATAAACTAAATAGTTTAACTTAAATTATCTCTACTTTCACATAATGGGACACGAATCTTATTTTGATTAAATGATATAATGTATTTTATAACATGAATAAATATTAGGTAAGTTATAAAATTAGTCACCTGTGTTtgttaaatttacattttagtcaccgAATTTTATTTTGTTACGAAAACAATTTTTAACAACATTacctaaaatgaaaataatttttaatgactgcttaaaataattttttttccatttttaggTTTACAATTTCTGTATGGCAAATTAATATAAAGaagaattatattattttaatcgCTTTATtaggttagttttttttttttattgtaattaAAATATCTATCACCGACCACAAGTGATCTCTGCAAAAAtattattaagttgaatttttgtTTAGCTTTCAAATCATTTCACCAATCAACTAGATCATTCATAAGATTATACAGATCAAGTCAATTAAGTTGAAACAATAATAAAGGCACATTTAATTCAGACTCCACTCCCGAGCAGCTTTGAAATGTTAATTAGTCAATAAGAAATTACAAGTGTAAATTGGAAACAGCTAAGACAATTCACTATTGGAATTTTAGAACAAAATTTGGGGTGcatatttacataacttacaaaaaTTTATCACTTATAACTGTAAATTACATGCATGTACACGTGCATAATTACCATCAGGCTTCCACATGTCTACGAATCTTTTTCTTTAGTTTGTCTTGCTCTCGGTATCTCTCTTGCCTTTCTTCTCTCCGACGCTTTCTTAACACCTGTTCATCCTTTGCTCTCTGTGCCTCTACTTCTTTCCGTTTTTCCTCCTCCTTGAGCTTCCGCTTCTTCATCTGCAAATTTAAAGCTATTTTTTCATTAAAAAGCTTCCACTAGCAAAACGCTTTAGCTCGTCAAGGGATGGAAATATAAATATCACACACAGACCTTGTCATTTCTAATCAACTGAAGGTGTTGAACAAAAGCATGAACTTTCCGTTCATGAGGCTCCATGATAACAGCTCTTCTATCTTCAAGAAGTCGCCGTTTCTGGTGTGGTATATTCTTGGGCTTCGATTCAAACGGGAGATCTGCTTGTAACGCCTTAGGGATCACAGGGGGATTGGATTTCCTTGGCTTTCTCTCAATTGGCTATAATTATAAACATGCACAATAAGAATAGTAAACGTAACAGAAATAGAGAAATAGTAGGAACTCATATTAAAacagaaatagcattcataaatccAAATAAAGACGACCTTGTAGAGGGAATCCCTGTTAACAGGAATAAAAAGATTGTGTTCTCTCCTCAATACTGCGACAGTTTTCATTCCTCGCCAGGTCTTCTGACGAGGTTGCAACGAAGTAGTTAATGCATTATAGAAATGAGGAACTTCAACTTGAGTCCATGCACGCAAAAAGACAATGTCCCTCGTCAAAATTCGATCCTCAAAGATGCACCTTTCAATTCCTTCCCTAGCTTGCCCTCCCTTCTTTTTGGGTTGATTACCAATCTCTTCCTTTGCTGCCTGAGCAATATAAAATGCCATTAGCTTTTAACTGCTATTTCTTTATGCAGGACATGGATTTATTTGGGTTGTGTTAAGATAGCAGATAATGCTTTAATTACGTCATACCAAGGCAAGATCCTAAGAAGGATTCTTAGGCATGGATATTCTCCACGTTTTACCACTCATCTTTAGAGCAGCCACTATCAGAGAAGACTGGTTCTCAAAAGTAAATGCCATTGGCAGAATCTAAGATAAATAGTCATACAAATCTCAAGATTCTCAAGTCTATATGAACAAAACATACCTTTTTCACCTGCCAACGGATCCCACTCACAGTTCGAATTGCTGCACCCTCAAACCGAGCCACTTCGAGATCTGAAGTAAACATATCCTTGATGAGGgctgttttcttgaatattttacaGGGGTATCCAACTAGCTTGATTTTTTTCACTATCCGTGCTGCATGGTTGAACTCAAGTACGTATGCTGTTGCTATGATGCGAAATGCCGCCTGTTATGTCAAATAAAAACTGATTAGTGAGTAGTATAAGAAACGGAAAGGAACAATGGAGTGAAAAACAGAGCAAAGCAATAAGGGTTTGGAGTCATTCAGGCAACTCCAAGGGTTCAAATTGAAACTCACTCCAAATATACACTGTAAATGGTAGATCTAATAACCCTCTGAAAATAACAAATTGGATAGTGTCGAACATTCAATTTTTTACCATCCATTTCCAACCCTAGATTAATAATTCACACAACTTTAATATCAGGAAGGTTGTTTCTTAGAAAGACTAAATATGTACAATTCATTGACTATCAAACTACAGAAGTTCGACAGTACTAGAGGATGGCATTAGATTAGTTAATATCGGGATTGCAATAGCCAAGAATTTTATATACAGCTTCAGC
The Gossypium arboreum isolate Shixiya-1 chromosome 10, ASM2569848v2, whole genome shotgun sequence genome window above contains:
- the LOC108487235 gene encoding bifunctional protein FolD 4, chloroplastic-like; the encoded protein is MVSMIFNDPSSAAAFHRLSFTRFSNGLVSLRRFVGPLHVFSNTPTLPRALSLHAPRSSRFITASMAAEPSAKVIDGKSVAKQIREEISAEVTKLKEAIGVVPGLAVILVGDRKDSATYVRNKKKACESVGINSFEVNLPDDASEQEVLKYISDFNGDPSVHGILVQLPLPSHMNEQNILNAVTIEKDVDGFHPLNIGHLAMRGREPLFVPCTPKGCIELLHRYGVDIKGKRAVVIGRSNIVGMPAALLLQREDATVTIVHSRTKNPEEITRQADIIISAVGQPNMVRGSWIKPGAVIIDVGINPVEDATSPRGYRLVGDVCYDEACKIAAAVTPVPGGVGPMTIAMLLSNTVSSAKRAYNFN
- the LOC108489295 gene encoding uncharacterized protein LOC108489295, which codes for MAFYIAQAAKEEIGNQPKKKGGQAREGIERCIFEDRILTRDIVFLRAWTQVEVPHFYNALTTSLQPRQKTWRGMKTVAVLRREHNLFIPVNRDSLYKPIERKPRKSNPPVIPKALQADLPFESKPKNIPHQKRRLLEDRRAVIMEPHERKVHAFVQHLQLIRNDKMKKRKLKEEEKRKEVEAQRAKDEQVLRKRRREERQERYREQDKLKKKIRRHVEA
- the LOC128282152 gene encoding uncharacterized protein LOC128282152, producing MLKYTPEHMHCLAMFWGPLAPPKTGVLAVQNLSNNQAAFRIIATAYVLEFNHAARIVKKIKLVGYPCKIFKKTALIKDMFTSDLEVARFEGAAIRTVSGIRWQVKKILPMAFTFENQSSLIVAALKMSGKTWRISMPKNPS